The Metabacillus litoralis genome contains a region encoding:
- a CDS encoding KinB-signaling pathway activation protein, translating to MKSRNWVRLFLSTLLVGGVATSVIGFLLKWEEYKELFITFDVLEILSVLFWLFGVGLIFSVISQMGFFAYLTIHRFGLGIFRSTSLWNIAQLILVIFVLFDLVYFRYQLFSKENEALTSYILIAGYVFIVGLLVAFMKRKDTNKEAFVPALFFMIVVTVIEWFPALRVNEEDWLLLMLIPIQICNAYQLLMLPKFLQQK from the coding sequence GTGAAAAGTAGAAATTGGGTTCGATTATTTTTAAGTACTTTGCTAGTTGGTGGAGTAGCTACAAGTGTTATTGGGTTTCTCCTGAAATGGGAAGAATATAAAGAATTATTTATTACTTTTGATGTACTTGAGATTTTATCTGTTTTATTCTGGTTATTCGGAGTAGGTTTAATTTTTAGCGTGATATCTCAAATGGGTTTTTTCGCTTATTTAACCATACATAGGTTCGGGTTAGGAATATTTAGATCAACTTCCTTATGGAATATTGCTCAGCTTATTTTAGTTATTTTTGTTTTATTTGACTTAGTTTACTTCCGATATCAGTTATTCAGTAAAGAGAATGAAGCGTTAACATCTTACATCTTAATAGCAGGTTATGTATTTATTGTTGGACTTTTAGTTGCTTTCATGAAAAGAAAGGATACAAATAAAGAGGCATTTGTACCTGCTTTATTCTTTATGATTGTTGTAACTGTTATTGAATGGTTTCCAGCATTACGCGTTAACGAAGAGGACTGGCTATTACTCATGCTTATTCCTATTCAGATCTGTAATGCCTACCAATTATTAATGCTTCCTAAATTTCTTCAGCAAAAATGA
- a CDS encoding Mrp/NBP35 family ATP-binding protein has product MLREDAIKTAIGKLEDPFLHISLEELNAIEEINIKQEKQHVSLRIGISKLNTAEQLQLQQKVVAIVKELGAESVGLRFHELSQETIAAYQDTVGNQSDSLLSPGNKTTFLAIASGKGGVGKSTVSVNLAVSLARLGKKVGLIDADIYGFSVPDMMGITKRPAVKGEKIIPVERFGVKVISMGFFVEDNAPVIWRGPMLGKMLNNFFNEVEWGDLDFLLLDLPPGTGDVALDVHSMLPSCKEIIVSTPHPTAAFVAARAGAMALQTDHEVIGVVENMAYFESAKTGEKEYVFGRGGGEKLAEELRVPLLGKIPLQQPDWNDDDFAPSVYAADHPIGKIYDSIGQQVTKLIPVKA; this is encoded by the coding sequence ATGCTAAGAGAAGATGCAATAAAAACAGCAATAGGAAAACTAGAAGATCCTTTCTTACATATATCATTAGAAGAATTAAATGCTATTGAGGAAATAAACATAAAGCAGGAAAAGCAACATGTTAGCCTGAGAATAGGTATTTCAAAACTAAACACAGCAGAGCAGCTTCAATTACAACAAAAGGTTGTTGCGATAGTAAAAGAGCTAGGAGCAGAATCTGTTGGACTTCGTTTTCATGAACTTTCTCAAGAAACGATAGCTGCTTATCAAGATACTGTTGGAAATCAGTCAGATTCTTTATTATCCCCTGGAAATAAAACAACATTTCTTGCAATCGCCAGTGGTAAAGGTGGAGTAGGTAAATCAACAGTTTCGGTAAATCTTGCTGTGTCTCTAGCACGTCTAGGGAAAAAAGTAGGGTTAATAGATGCAGATATATATGGATTTAGTGTACCTGATATGATGGGAATAACAAAGAGACCTGCTGTTAAAGGTGAAAAAATTATTCCGGTTGAGAGATTTGGAGTCAAGGTGATCTCAATGGGATTTTTTGTTGAAGATAACGCACCTGTTATTTGGAGAGGCCCGATGCTTGGGAAAATGTTAAATAACTTCTTTAATGAAGTTGAATGGGGAGATTTAGATTTTCTTTTATTAGATTTGCCTCCAGGAACAGGTGATGTGGCATTAGATGTTCATTCAATGCTTCCTTCATGTAAAGAAATCATTGTGTCAACGCCTCATCCTACAGCGGCATTTGTAGCAGCTAGAGCGGGAGCCATGGCATTACAAACTGATCATGAAGTAATTGGTGTTGTAGAAAATATGGCTTATTTTGAAAGTGCCAAAACAGGCGAGAAAGAATATGTATTTGGCCGTGGCGGCGGTGAGAAATTAGCTGAAGAGTTAAGAGTACCGTTATTAGGAAAAATTCCTTTACAACAACCAGACTGGAATGACGATGATTTTGCACCATCTGTGTATGCTGCAGACCATCCAATAGGAAAAATATATGATTCAATAGGACAACAAGTGACTAAATTAATTCCAGTGAAAGCATAA
- the truA gene encoding tRNA pseudouridine(38-40) synthase TruA, whose translation MRVKCIVSYDGTQFSGYQVQPNKRTVQSEIENSLLKLHKGQAVKIFASGRTDAQVHALGQVFHFDTHLSIPEEKWPYALNSLLPDDISIKEAVYVDDDFHSRFHALKKEYRYQINTAKIQDVFKRHYMYHFPYPLDVELMRKASQYLCGTHDFTSFCVAKTEVEDKVRTIFSIDIIKEESDIIFSFVGNGFLYNMVRILVGTLLEVGQGMRSPESISAVINGRDRSLSGKTVPGHGLYLWKVYYDN comes from the coding sequence ATGAGAGTAAAATGCATTGTATCTTATGACGGAACACAATTCAGCGGATATCAGGTGCAACCAAATAAAAGAACAGTTCAAAGTGAAATAGAGAATTCTCTATTAAAGCTTCATAAAGGACAAGCTGTAAAGATTTTTGCGTCTGGCAGAACAGATGCACAGGTTCATGCATTAGGCCAAGTTTTTCACTTTGATACCCATTTAAGCATTCCTGAGGAAAAATGGCCATATGCCTTAAATAGCTTGCTGCCAGATGATATATCGATTAAAGAGGCTGTATACGTAGATGATGATTTTCATTCTAGATTTCATGCGCTGAAAAAAGAATATCGTTACCAAATTAATACTGCTAAAATCCAAGATGTGTTTAAACGACATTATATGTATCATTTCCCATATCCTTTAGATGTGGAGTTAATGAGAAAAGCATCTCAATATCTTTGTGGTACACATGATTTTACGAGCTTTTGTGTAGCAAAAACAGAAGTGGAAGATAAGGTTAGGACCATTTTTTCCATTGATATAATTAAAGAGGAATCTGATATTATTTTTTCTTTTGTTGGTAATGGTTTTTTATATAATATGGTGAGGATTTTAGTAGGAACATTGTTAGAAGTAGGCCAAGGGATGAGGAGTCCTGAAAGTATTTCAGCTGTAATAAATGGAAGAGACAGATCTTTAAGTGGGAAAACTGTCCCAGGTCATGGTTTATATTTATGGAAAGTTTACTATGACAACTAA
- a CDS encoding energy-coupling factor ABC transporter ATP-binding protein, with amino-acid sequence MDITFKNVEHRYQARTPFERLALYDVNLSIKKGTYLSIIGHTGSGKSTILQHLNGLLKPTNGSVQIGSHIIEAGKKQKNLKEVRRLVGIVFQFPEHQLFEETVEKDIAFGPMNFGVSEEDAFKKAKKSLEIVGLPEAILQKSPFDLSGGQMRRVAIAGVLAMGPEVLVLDEPTAGLDPKGRKEMMDLFYKLRREQNLTIILVTHSMEDAAKYSDEIIVMHKGTIEMRGTPREIFSEGEKLSALGLDLPETVKLQQKLAAKGISLGEIPLTLEETVDQLSSLMKEVGQA; translated from the coding sequence ATGGACATTACGTTCAAAAATGTAGAACATCGTTATCAAGCACGAACACCATTTGAACGACTTGCACTTTATGATGTAAACCTCTCTATTAAAAAGGGAACCTATTTATCCATTATAGGTCACACCGGCTCAGGTAAGTCCACCATTCTACAACATTTAAATGGTTTGTTAAAGCCTACCAATGGCTCTGTTCAAATTGGTTCTCATATCATTGAGGCGGGTAAAAAACAAAAGAACCTTAAGGAAGTTAGAAGGCTTGTAGGTATAGTGTTTCAATTTCCGGAACATCAGCTTTTCGAAGAAACGGTTGAGAAAGATATAGCTTTTGGTCCAATGAATTTTGGTGTAAGTGAAGAGGATGCTTTTAAAAAGGCAAAGAAATCACTTGAAATAGTAGGTTTACCTGAAGCCATTTTACAGAAGTCACCGTTTGATTTAAGTGGTGGACAAATGCGGAGAGTTGCCATTGCTGGTGTTTTAGCTATGGGTCCTGAGGTTTTGGTTCTGGATGAACCTACTGCGGGATTAGACCCTAAAGGACGAAAAGAAATGATGGACTTATTCTATAAACTTCGTCGTGAGCAAAACTTAACGATTATTTTGGTTACTCATAGTATGGAGGATGCTGCAAAATACTCTGATGAAATTATTGTCATGCATAAAGGCACCATTGAAATGAGAGGGACTCCAAGAGAGATCTTTAGTGAAGGAGAGAAGCTTTCAGCATTAGGCTTAGATTTACCTGAAACAGTTAAGCTTCAGCAAAAGCTTGCTGCAAAAGGAATATCTTTAGGAGAGATTCCACTAACGTTAGAGGAAACAGTTGATCAATTGAGCTCCCTTATGAAAGAGGTGGGGCAGGCTTGA
- the pdaB gene encoding polysaccharide deacetylase family sporulation protein PdaB: protein MNQFHVFHIKKIKQLALIMLAAFFTAGILYVENVLNYPVFSTSDGPKAIYRGETKNNEIALTFDISWGDVKAESILDTLKKQNIKNSTFFLSASWAERHPDVVKRIKEDGHQIGSMGYNYKDYRDLEPNEVRKDLSMAQEVFTKLGVKDIKLLRPPSGGFNKDVLKIASQQGYTVVHYSVDSDDWTNPGVEAIVENTTSSIKGGDIVLLHASDSAKQTNEALPTIIKEIRSKGLQNVTVDELIANAQTKSSEVK from the coding sequence ATGAATCAATTTCACGTATTTCATATTAAGAAAATTAAACAGTTGGCCTTAATTATGTTAGCTGCATTTTTCACTGCCGGAATTCTATATGTTGAGAATGTATTAAACTATCCTGTTTTCTCAACATCAGATGGCCCAAAAGCAATTTACCGAGGAGAAACGAAAAACAATGAAATTGCTTTAACCTTTGATATAAGCTGGGGAGATGTTAAAGCAGAGAGTATTCTTGATACATTAAAAAAGCAGAACATAAAAAATAGTACATTCTTTTTGTCAGCTTCATGGGCTGAAAGGCATCCTGATGTTGTAAAACGGATTAAAGAAGATGGGCACCAGATCGGAAGCATGGGATATAACTACAAAGATTATCGAGATTTGGAGCCAAACGAAGTACGAAAAGACCTATCCATGGCTCAGGAGGTATTTACTAAACTTGGTGTAAAGGATATTAAATTGCTCCGCCCACCAAGTGGAGGCTTTAATAAAGATGTTCTTAAGATTGCTTCACAGCAAGGGTATACAGTAGTGCATTATAGTGTCGATTCAGATGATTGGACTAACCCTGGTGTTGAAGCAATTGTAGAGAATACCACTTCTTCTATAAAAGGTGGAGACATTGTTCTATTGCATGCATCTGATTCCGCTAAACAAACAAATGAGGCTCTTCCCACAATTATTAAGGAAATAAGAAGTAAAGGACTACAAAATGTTACAGTCGACGAATTAATCGCTAATGCTCAAACAAAGTCTTCTGAAGTTAAGTAG
- a CDS encoding energy-coupling factor transporter transmembrane component T family protein, with protein MMNNIIIGKYVPGSSLIHRMDPRAKLILIFAFVFIVFIANNFLTYALLGVFTLFIVLMTKLPLRFLIRGLRPVLWIILFTFFLHLIVTKEGEVLIDLRFMKIYEEGLKQGIYISLRFLYLILITTILTLTTTPIEITDGMESLLGPFGKLGLPVHELALMMSISLRFIPTLMEETDKILKAQMARGVDFTGGPVKDRFKAVVPLLVPLFISAFKRAEELATAMEARGYNGGEGRTKLRQLKWGILDTSLLALLVVLGVALLYLRT; from the coding sequence TTGATGAACAATATCATTATTGGTAAATATGTACCAGGCTCTTCCCTTATTCATAGAATGGATCCTAGGGCCAAATTAATCCTAATCTTTGCTTTTGTGTTTATTGTTTTTATTGCCAATAATTTTCTCACTTATGCTCTTTTAGGTGTATTTACCCTTTTCATTGTTTTAATGACAAAGCTACCTCTTAGGTTTTTAATAAGAGGACTTAGGCCTGTTTTATGGATTATTCTTTTTACCTTTTTTCTGCATCTCATAGTGACAAAGGAAGGCGAAGTCTTAATTGACTTAAGATTTATGAAGATTTATGAAGAGGGTCTGAAGCAAGGGATCTATATTTCACTTAGGTTTTTATATCTTATTTTAATTACTACGATCCTAACTTTAACTACTACTCCAATTGAAATTACAGATGGTATGGAAAGTCTATTAGGTCCATTTGGTAAACTTGGATTGCCTGTCCATGAACTGGCTTTAATGATGTCGATTTCTTTAAGATTTATTCCAACATTAATGGAGGAAACTGATAAAATATTAAAGGCACAAATGGCAAGAGGTGTAGACTTTACAGGAGGCCCTGTGAAGGACCGTTTTAAGGCTGTTGTTCCATTGCTTGTTCCTCTGTTTATTAGTGCCTTTAAAAGGGCTGAGGAGCTTGCTACAGCGATGGAGGCTCGTGGATATAACGGGGGAGAAGGGCGTACAAAGTTGCGTCAGTTAAAATGGGGGATACTCGATACCTCACTTTTGGCACTTTTAGTGGTTTTAGGAGTAGCCTTACTATATTTACGGACATAG
- a CDS encoding DUF2521 family protein, translating into MNEIISLKQKRHQKELKYERKMLRELSLTDIKGKIDDCFGSFNSNFKKSVVEDGCIDFAIEAFLLGAKYSKFGYYGESMQSAHKRCQLEEKRLIDDLFDYFITWGKVKEGDLSFEEIHLACEYYIHIWWKEGYLKGEKRYKLRLH; encoded by the coding sequence ATGAATGAAATTATTTCTTTAAAGCAGAAGAGACATCAGAAGGAATTAAAATATGAAAGAAAGATGTTAAGAGAACTTTCTTTAACAGATATTAAAGGGAAAATTGATGATTGTTTTGGAAGCTTTAATAGTAATTTTAAAAAATCAGTGGTTGAAGATGGATGTATCGATTTTGCTATAGAGGCATTTTTACTTGGTGCCAAGTACAGTAAGTTTGGCTATTATGGAGAATCTATGCAATCAGCCCATAAAAGATGTCAATTAGAAGAGAAAAGGTTAATTGATGATTTATTTGACTACTTTATTACATGGGGTAAAGTAAAAGAGGGGGACCTTTCCTTCGAGGAAATTCACTTAGCCTGTGAATATTATATTCATATTTGGTGGAAAGAAGGATATCTAAAAGGTGAAAAAAGATACAAGTTAAGACTTCATTAG
- the rplM gene encoding 50S ribosomal protein L13, whose amino-acid sequence MRTTFMANAANIERKWYVVDAEGKTLGRLASEVASILRGKHKPTYTPHVDTGDHVILINAGKIELTGKKLTDKIYYRHSQFPGGLKSRTALEMRTNYPEKMLELAIKGMLPKGSLGRQMAKKLHVYAGSEHQHQAQQPEVYELRG is encoded by the coding sequence ATGCGTACAACGTTTATGGCAAACGCTGCAAATATCGAACGTAAATGGTACGTAGTAGATGCTGAAGGCAAAACTTTAGGTCGCCTTGCAAGTGAAGTTGCATCTATCCTACGTGGTAAGCATAAACCAACTTACACACCACACGTTGACACTGGAGATCATGTAATTCTAATCAACGCTGGTAAAATTGAATTAACAGGTAAAAAATTAACTGATAAAATTTACTACCGTCACAGCCAATTCCCAGGTGGTTTAAAATCTAGAACTGCTTTGGAAATGCGTACGAACTATCCTGAGAAAATGCTTGAATTAGCAATCAAAGGAATGCTTCCAAAAGGTTCATTAGGTCGTCAAATGGCTAAGAAATTACATGTATATGCTGGTAGCGAACATCAACACCAAGCACAACAACCTGAAGTTTACGAACTTCGCGGATAA
- the sigW gene encoding RNA polymerase sigma factor SigW, with the protein METIVKKRIKQVKKGDQNAFAEIVDLYKDKIYQLCYRMLGNAHEAEDIAQEAFIRAYVNIHTYDMNKKFSTWLYRIATNLSIDRIRKKKPDYYLDAEVSGTDGLNMYSQVAADVTLPEEELETLELQETIQKEILKLPDKYRTVIVLKYIDELSLIEISEILNIPVGTVKTRIHRGREALRKQLRHL; encoded by the coding sequence ATGGAGACAATAGTAAAAAAACGAATAAAACAGGTGAAAAAAGGTGATCAAAATGCTTTTGCTGAGATTGTCGATTTGTACAAGGATAAAATCTATCAACTTTGTTACAGGATGCTAGGAAATGCGCATGAAGCAGAGGATATTGCCCAGGAAGCCTTTATAAGAGCATATGTAAATATTCACACATATGATATGAATAAAAAGTTTTCTACATGGTTATACCGTATTGCAACGAATCTTTCTATAGACCGTATTCGTAAAAAAAAGCCAGATTATTATCTGGATGCTGAGGTTTCCGGAACAGATGGTTTAAATATGTATTCACAAGTAGCTGCCGATGTAACACTACCCGAAGAGGAACTTGAAACATTGGAATTGCAAGAGACCATTCAAAAGGAAATATTAAAACTTCCGGATAAGTATAGAACTGTAATTGTCTTAAAGTATATAGATGAGCTTTCTCTTATAGAAATAAGCGAAATCCTGAATATACCTGTTGGAACCGTTAAAACTCGTATACATCGAGGTAGAGAGGCTTTAAGAAAACAATTAAGGCACTTATGA
- the cwlD gene encoding N-acetylmuramoyl-L-alanine amidase CwlD, with amino-acid sequence MNKKIKWLSFIGGFVLLLILFQWQFSDNKSFESWNLPLTGKVIYIDPGHGGPDGGAVGSDTLEKDISLSISLIIRDYLQEQGALVLLTREEDVDLAEEDTTGYSRRKAEDLKKRVKIINESEADLFLSIHLNAIPSAKWSGAQTFYSGRYIENENIAKYIQDELRRNLENTERVAKPIDGVYLLKNLEKPGALVEVGFLSNPEEEKLLQTQSYQDKVAASIYNGVLRYFSNEKNPPE; translated from the coding sequence ATGAATAAAAAAATAAAATGGTTAAGCTTTATTGGGGGCTTTGTTTTATTACTTATACTATTTCAGTGGCAATTTTCGGATAACAAATCGTTTGAATCATGGAATTTACCGCTCACTGGAAAGGTGATTTATATTGATCCTGGTCATGGAGGGCCAGATGGGGGAGCAGTTGGTAGTGATACCTTAGAAAAGGATATATCTTTAAGTATTTCGTTAATTATAAGAGATTACCTTCAAGAACAAGGTGCACTTGTATTGCTTACGAGAGAAGAGGATGTAGATTTAGCAGAAGAAGATACCACTGGATATAGTCGAAGAAAAGCCGAGGATCTAAAAAAACGTGTAAAGATAATCAATGAATCTGAAGCGGATCTATTTTTAAGTATTCATCTAAATGCAATTCCTTCAGCAAAGTGGAGTGGTGCGCAAACTTTTTATAGTGGAAGATATATTGAAAACGAAAATATTGCAAAGTATATACAAGATGAATTAAGAAGAAATCTTGAAAATACAGAGCGAGTTGCCAAGCCGATTGATGGAGTATATCTTCTTAAAAACCTTGAAAAGCCAGGTGCTCTAGTTGAAGTAGGATTTTTATCAAATCCAGAAGAAGAAAAACTACTTCAGACTCAGAGTTATCAAGATAAAGTTGCTGCTTCTATCTATAATGGAGTTTTAAGGTATTTTTCAAATGAGAAAAATCCTCCAGAATAA
- the rplQ gene encoding 50S ribosomal protein L17, with product MSYRKLGRTSAQRKAMLRDLTTDLIISERIETTEARAKELRSTVEKMITLGKRGDLHARRLAAAYVRNEVAEVVSVTTEEGKEKDKPKYALEKLFSDIAPRYEDRQGGYTRIMKLGPRRGDGAPMVIIELV from the coding sequence ATGTCATACAGAAAATTAGGCCGTACTAGTGCTCAACGTAAAGCAATGCTACGTGACTTAACTACTGACTTAATCATTAGTGAGCGCATTGAAACAACAGAAGCTCGTGCAAAAGAATTACGTTCTACTGTTGAAAAGATGATCACACTAGGAAAGCGCGGAGACCTTCATGCTCGTCGTTTAGCTGCAGCATATGTACGTAATGAAGTAGCTGAAGTTGTATCTGTTACAACTGAAGAAGGTAAAGAAAAGGATAAGCCAAAATATGCTTTAGAAAAACTTTTCAGTGATATCGCTCCACGTTACGAAGACCGTCAAGGTGGTTACACTCGTATTATGAAACTTGGACCTCGTCGCGGAGACGGTGCTCCAATGGTCATCATTGAATTAGTTTAA
- the rpsI gene encoding 30S ribosomal protein S9 produces the protein MAQVQYYGTGRRKSSVARVRLVPGEGRIVVNNRDITEYIPSAALIEDIKQPLNLTETAGNYDVLVNVSGGGYAGQAGAIRHGISRALLEADPEYRASLKRAGLLTRDSRMKERKKYGLKGARRAPQFSKR, from the coding sequence TTGGCACAGGTTCAATATTACGGTACTGGTCGTCGTAAAAGCTCAGTTGCTCGTGTACGTCTAGTTCCAGGCGAAGGCCGTATCGTTGTAAACAATCGTGATATTACAGAATATATCCCATCAGCTGCACTTATCGAAGATATTAAACAACCATTAAACTTAACTGAAACTGCAGGTAACTATGATGTTCTTGTTAATGTTTCAGGTGGTGGATATGCTGGTCAAGCAGGCGCTATCCGTCATGGTATCTCTCGTGCTTTATTAGAAGCAGATCCAGAATACCGTGCATCACTTAAACGCGCTGGTTTATTAACTCGTGACTCTCGTATGAAAGAACGTAAAAAATACGGTCTTAAAGGCGCTCGTCGTGCACCTCAGTTCTCAAAACGTTAA
- a CDS encoding DNA-directed RNA polymerase subunit alpha produces MIEIEKPKIETVEISDDAKYGKFVVEPLERGYGTTLGNSLRRILLSSLPGAAVTSIQIDGVLHEFSTIEGVVEDVTSIILNIKKLALKIYSDEEKTLEIDVQGEGSVTASDITHDSDVEILNPDLHIATLASDASFRMRLTAKRGRGYTPADSNKREDQPIGVIPIDSIFTPVARVSYQVEKTRVGQVANYDKLTLDVWTDGSTGPKEAIALGSKILTEHLNIFVGLTDEAQNAEIMVEKEEDQKEKVLEMTIEELDLSVRSYNCLKRAGINTVQELAHKTEEDMMKVRNLGRKSLEEVKAKLEELGLGLRKDD; encoded by the coding sequence ATGATAGAAATTGAAAAACCAAAAATCGAAACGGTTGAAATCAGCGATGATGCCAAATATGGTAAATTCGTCGTCGAGCCACTTGAGCGTGGATATGGTACAACTTTGGGTAACTCCTTACGTCGTATTCTTTTATCCTCACTCCCTGGTGCCGCTGTAACATCGATCCAAATAGATGGCGTACTTCATGAGTTTTCAACGATCGAAGGTGTTGTTGAAGATGTTACTTCGATTATCTTAAACATTAAAAAGCTTGCTCTTAAAATCTATTCAGATGAAGAAAAGACGCTAGAAATTGATGTTCAAGGCGAAGGTAGTGTAACTGCATCCGATATTACTCATGATAGTGATGTAGAGATTTTAAATCCAGATCTTCATATTGCAACTCTAGCTTCAGATGCTAGCTTTAGAATGAGGCTAACAGCTAAGCGCGGACGTGGTTATACACCAGCTGATTCTAACAAACGTGAAGACCAGCCGATAGGCGTTATTCCTATTGACTCGATCTTTACACCAGTAGCTCGTGTTTCCTACCAAGTAGAAAAAACACGTGTAGGTCAAGTTGCTAACTATGATAAGTTAACGTTAGATGTTTGGACAGATGGAAGTACAGGGCCGAAAGAAGCAATTGCTTTAGGTTCTAAGATCCTTACAGAACACCTTAATATCTTCGTAGGGCTTACTGATGAAGCTCAAAATGCGGAGATTATGGTTGAAAAAGAAGAGGATCAAAAAGAAAAAGTTCTTGAGATGACGATTGAAGAATTAGATCTATCTGTACGTTCTTACAACTGTTTAAAACGTGCTGGAATTAATACAGTGCAAGAGTTAGCTCATAAAACAGAGGAAGATATGATGAAGGTTCGAAATCTAGGTCGTAAATCTCTTGAAGAAGTTAAGGCAAAATTAGAAGAACTAGGTTTAGGTCTTCGAAAAGACGACTGA
- the gerD gene encoding spore germination lipoprotein GerD yields the protein MKRYSLLMTLAVFIFMSGCAPREESGTQMDYEETKKMVVDILKTDDGKKALQEVMKDEEMKQVLIMDQSIVKETIKTTLTSKEGTKFWQKVFEDPKFVESFATSIKDEHEKVIKELMKDPDYQKLLIDVFKDPEMEKNFLTAVKSQEFRKHLQEVITETLSSPLYKAQIQETLLKAAEEAGQQSGGGQEAEQGGGGEQSGGSGEEGGGGGS from the coding sequence ATGAAGAGATACTCGCTCCTCATGACTTTAGCTGTTTTTATCTTTATGTCTGGGTGTGCCCCGAGAGAAGAATCAGGCACACAAATGGACTATGAGGAAACTAAAAAGATGGTTGTTGATATATTAAAAACAGACGATGGGAAAAAGGCATTACAGGAAGTCATGAAAGATGAAGAAATGAAACAGGTTCTAATCATGGACCAAAGCATTGTGAAAGAAACAATTAAAACAACTTTAACCTCTAAAGAAGGAACTAAATTTTGGCAAAAGGTATTTGAGGATCCAAAATTTGTTGAAAGCTTTGCAACAAGTATTAAGGATGAACATGAGAAGGTTATTAAAGAGCTAATGAAAGACCCTGACTATCAGAAATTACTTATCGATGTTTTTAAAGATCCAGAAATGGAAAAGAATTTCCTTACCGCAGTTAAAAGTCAAGAATTTAGAAAGCATCTTCAAGAAGTAATAACTGAAACCCTTTCTAGCCCACTATATAAAGCGCAAATTCAAGAAACTCTGTTAAAAGCTGCTGAGGAGGCTGGCCAACAAAGTGGTGGTGGTCAAGAAGCTGAGCAAGGTGGTGGCGGCGAACAAAGTGGTGGAAGTGGAGAAGAAGGTGGCGGTGGAGGTAGTTAA
- a CDS encoding energy-coupling factor ABC transporter ATP-binding protein yields MGQTIIDVENITFHYHQEAAPALENVSIQVNKGEWLAIVGHNGSGKSTLARILNGLYVPDKGKVRVCGIELSEETIWDIRKHVGMVFQNPDNQFVGTTVKDDVAFGLENHGVARDEMVRRIDWATKKVSMDQFLEHEPHHLSGGQKQRVAIAGVIAVQPDIIILDEATSMLDPLGREEVIQTVRDLNDQGTLTVISITHDLEEASKADRIIVMNGGKKFAEGTPNEVFKLDDELVKIGLDLPFPLQLSKKLREKGIPIKGNHLTEEGLVEELWTLRSKM; encoded by the coding sequence ATGGGTCAGACAATCATCGATGTTGAAAATATAACATTTCACTATCATCAAGAAGCTGCTCCTGCGTTAGAGAATGTATCTATACAAGTTAATAAGGGAGAATGGCTTGCTATTGTTGGTCATAACGGCTCAGGTAAATCAACTCTAGCACGTATATTAAATGGACTATATGTTCCTGATAAAGGAAAGGTTCGAGTGTGTGGAATTGAATTATCTGAAGAGACGATTTGGGATATACGGAAACATGTTGGAATGGTTTTTCAGAATCCTGATAATCAATTTGTTGGTACCACTGTTAAAGATGATGTAGCCTTTGGATTAGAGAATCACGGAGTTGCTAGGGATGAAATGGTAAGGAGAATTGATTGGGCGACAAAAAAGGTTAGCATGGATCAATTTCTTGAACATGAACCGCATCATCTTTCAGGTGGACAAAAACAACGTGTTGCTATTGCAGGAGTCATAGCAGTTCAGCCGGATATCATCATTCTTGATGAAGCAACTTCAATGTTAGATCCACTAGGAAGAGAAGAAGTTATTCAAACTGTTAGGGACCTGAATGATCAGGGGACTTTAACCGTTATTTCCATAACACATGATTTAGAAGAAGCATCTAAAGCTGACCGAATCATTGTGATGAATGGTGGTAAGAAGTTTGCGGAAGGTACACCAAATGAAGTATTTAAGCTTGATGATGAGTTAGTTAAAATCGGCTTAGACTTGCCATTTCCTCTACAGTTAAGTAAGAAGTTAAGAGAGAAAGGTATCCCAATTAAGGGGAACCATTTGACTGAAGAAGGGCTGGTGGAAGAGCTATGGACATTACGTTCAAAAATGTAG